The Zygotorulaspora mrakii chromosome 6, complete sequence genome includes the window AGCAAGCAAGGTCAGTCATTCAAGAGTACCGAAATGAAGAGCAACCATTATCAAGACAATTCGAACAAGACTTCCCTCATGTGGTGAAAATCGAGTCTGCTCCGGACCGCATGGTATATTTGCCATCCTATAGCGTATACACTCAAAGCGATTTTACTCTTGCTGAAAATGATCGAGACAGACGAACAAGACTAATTCAAAGGATCGAATCAGGTGATAGCTTGGATATGAACCAGCTGCGACATGATAGTCCTGCGCAGAAGCCCAATCCTATAACAGGATACTACTCTGAGGGTGATTTCTCTGAAAGCGACTCGGATGATGTAACTGAACGCAATTCTAATCATGATTTGGTAGACTTGGAAGCTGAAGATTCAAGAGAAGAGGAGGGTCAGGATAGTGACTTCTACGAGCataatgaagaagatgatggATTTGTGACGGGAGATAGTTTAGATGATGCTGGGGGAGAGGAAGAGTATATTGAGGACGAAGATGAGAACGCGTATATCGACACCGACGCTAGTGAAGGTACCTACGGGAATGACGAGCGAAACGGATTGAATGATGGTGCAGGCGATTATGATGAGaatgacgaagatgatgacgatgataaTGATCAAGACCTTTACGATCTTGTAGATAAAGGCACCGCATCAAAGAAGCGCAGACTTACAAGTACATCCGACGCCAACAGCGcaaatgaagaggaagatgaagaaatcacAATGCGTAATCCCCGaagaagattcaaaattgttaCTGATATCAGTGATGAAGAATAGTGCATTTAAGTATCGTTTTCAAACATTTCTGAGTTGTGTTgtgtatttttcagaattctCGTCGCTGATTGGTTCGTTTGTCGTCTTGCAACTTGAAGGCGACGGGCGGCCTTACCGGTCTAGGAGagagaaaaataaaaatctGCCGAGGGTTATCAAGGAACCTGATTAAAATAATCATACTTTAGTTGTCTGAACTTTCACTTCCTTATCAATAAGACAAGGTTTACCAACAATTTATAAAACGCAACAAAATGTCTAATAAGATCATTCAATTACAAAGATTATTTCAGGCTTCTCACAAGCCATTGTGGTGGAGACATCCAAGGTCTCCATATTATTTGTACCCATTTTACGGTTTATTGACCGTTGCTGTTGTCACACCATTACTTTACATCCCAAATGCTGTCCTTGGTATCAAGGCTAAGAAATAGATTTCTAATTGATCAGGTTtgagaagttgaagatatttttgcttcattttttacttatatttttatattcaagACAGTCTAATGTGGTATAATCCATAGGCGGTGGTGCTATCATTGGGCATGTATGGATAAAGGGTTGTATAACGCCCTCTAGGGCTAATATTATAATAAAGGAGGAAGTAGAGTGCGGAGGATCGAATGATAGATCGAGAGCAActatcaagaaaatttatACGAATCCTGGTTTTGACACAtttattgcaaaaaaaaactcatgAACTATATTTATATTTAACCGTACGTGTACAAGCATATATGTATCTCAATAGCATTTCTGCATAATACTATACTCTGTTGAAACATCGCAAATAAAACTCTTTGACTTTCGAGTAAGGTGTGGTGATCTTGCTTCTAGCTACATATTTGAACTGCGATGATCGCCTAAGTTCGACATCTTCTATCGACGTAGCTATTAACACCGACCTTTTCTCAAAGGGGCATCACTTGACTTGTTTTAAGAATGCGatttatattgaaaaaccaAGAAAAGTATATAGTTCAACAAGTAGGAAGAACGTGAAAAATTGGATGCATTTTATGTTAAAGAGATTTCTGAGTGCATCGAACGTGGCTGTCAGCTGGAGATCCGATATAATACGTGCAGTCAACTTTAAACGGTCTTTCAGAAGTGTACCCGATGACCCTAAATATGTGTTCTCGAAACCGCCAACCTCATCCAAGTTTCCAGATGATCCTCAAAACAAGGATGGCAAACATTTCTTTACACCGCCAAACTCCGCTAATGTGAAAGCAGATGCTTTCAGTGATGAAGTTACATCGATAGGTCAAGCAATAGCTTCCCAGCGAcgtaaaaaaagaaggcaACTCATTTCCTTAATATTATTCGGAACTATAGGAGGCATATTAGGATATAGTGTATGCTACAAAGCTATATATCTGAGAGAACAAAGTTTCATACCTTTGTTCCCTTCGTCGAGAATTCGAAAGTTGAGCAATAAGGACAAAAGAAGGATCGCTATTAAGCAAGTAGAAGATGTCGCAAGGTTGAGAGTTTTAGAACAGCTTTCCCAGCATCCCATGATAAAAGATGAGTATAGTGTTCCACTGCTGGACTCCAATACGCAGGAGACACCCAAGGTGCACAACTTTGAAATGTGGTGTGAAGATCAAGATCCTTGCGTTACGGGAATTGTAGTTGAACCAAACGACAGTAGAGCTTCGTCTCATGAATGGTATAAAGTCCCCTTTTTATTTAAATGGCGAATAACACATCGTCCTATCAGTATATCCAGAACCGTGACTGATTTCTTGAATGGAATCGGACTGTCCTCTACggatattttccaaatcatTGCACCGGAAAATGTTTATGGCTCTTTTAAGTACGAGTTCCCAATCCAGGGAGATGACCACTCAATGCATATATGGTTTCTTGGAGAAATGGACTTAGGCAATGAATCCCTTGTAGTATTCAAAGGTAAATTTCATGTTGATGCTAAATTACAGCAAATAGACTTGCTgcgaaaagaaaataataaattaATCCGTTATATTCTATATAAAGATGATCGAAAATAAATTTGCATtaaactttcaaagaattatTCAGCTTTTCGATaatttcatcttcctcatcttcatccccccaatcaaattttgcatCATCATTTAAGAATTCTTCCAGTAAGGCCTTCTGTTGTTTCTCATGTTGAGCTTTTTGGagaattttcttctgattttctatctttttcttcagcaCTTCTAGCTTGTCTTTACTAGCTTTATCAGCTTTCTCGTTTGATTCAGTAGCATTGTCGATTTTCTTGTTGTTGCCTTTCCTTGGAGATGCTGGCGTACTCTTGTCTATTTTCACATCTTTGACGCTAAAGACTAATCTCCCTTTTGGCTTTTCCTCATGAAAAGTCTTCTTCTCAGTTGATGTTTCAGTAACAGGAGCACTTGAGATTCTGTTCGTTCCacttttcttatttttgcCTGATGTAGGTTTCTTGCGTTGAGTCTTCTTTGAGTGTTCAACTGATCCACTTGGGGCATCAGCCCATATAGACGCCAAAACCATCCagtcaaaaaatcaaagtgAGAACAAAAAACAGCCAGCTCAGAGGAATCCAGCTCCTGGTGCTGTTGTTAATTGCTTTTGTTCGTTTGTATCCTTATCTCCCATGTAGCATAGTTTCaatctttcatctttttcagaaagTGCCAGTTTGCTTGGCGTAAAAAGGACAAACCTTCTCCCTACTTGAGATCCAAAGGTGGATGACAATCAACATCCTGCGGCAAGCTGCGTGTATATTATTTCTAATCAGGTATTATGGATCATGTTGCATTGTAGATTTCGAATTTACTGGACTATGTATATATCTCGAATCTATAAGTGAATGATCAATCATCAACTTCCGAATTAAAATTTGTGTACCGATATATTCCTTCCAGTAGTGCAGCACACACACGACTCAGACTACATTCatagttttttcattgtaaTAAAACACCTGGACACTTTGCAACCCTATTGAacaattcaattgatacGTTACACGAGATGTATAGGCCAAATTCTCAAAGTGCCGCTGCAGACCAATCGGCTTTAAAGCAAACATGCCTCTGAAAGAAGTTGTTAGAGTGTTTGCAATGATGCATAGGTGTCAACCAAAATACAACAGGGGTGTGTCCTTTGACATTGTTTTTCGAAATGTTGAGATCACCAACTGCTAAAATTGTATTACTTCAATTTCCTCTTCCAAATATCATCTACGACAGCAATTGAACGAGTATTGTAAGGCCAAGTAAAGACATTTTTTGTATATAAGGCTTCACAAGAGCAAGAATGATGCTTAAAAGGAATGGTTTATCGCGCACGGGAGAacactttgaaatataacTAGCGGCGACGATAAAACAAGCAGCACTAAGATTTAAGTAATCTAAGACTTTTTGTAGCGCAATGAAGACCAATTGGGCAAAGACCAACGAAACTACTTTGCTGTAATGGAGTAACATCTCGTTCTCTTATAGAGGAAGTTGTAAACTACACCACGATGAGACTTTGACTCCTTGCATTTGTAGGAAGTGTAAGTTCACTTGTAGCTTGCATTACTGAAGTGAAGCATAAGTACACATTCGAGTATTGATTGTTTGACGTAGTCTATACTCGCACTATCGACACATACCAATCCAGTCCTTGTATGTAGATCTTTCAGAGCGCATCTGGTGCTTGCGTGTGTTGAAAGACTTTTGATCACTGGCCTGATAAGCACTCACCTGATAAGCATTGGCTTTTGTTCATTAGAAAGATAGTCAATGTTTCCGGTCACTCGCGTTGGACTCATTGACTCCCAGTCATTGAAGCTGATCGGCCTCTTTTGCATGCTTGGAGGGGATAATTCCGCACCgggaaaaaaattggaaggccgatatcaaaagttcaataaAGATCTCAAAACTGAAAATCAATACTTATGTGCTCGTGGTATTGCACTATTAATGACTAGATTGGAGCAGAATGGATTCCGTTTCTAAAAATATGGATAGAGCGATTGCTGCTGAAGGCAGTAATGAAGAGGAGTTTGATCTGTCTAGCGCTGATTCTTCCCTTGTGATAGCGACTGAAAGTAGGATACAAAGGATCTCCCGGGAATACCTCAAACCCAACATTGGGTTGGTTTTATTAGTTGTATcacagtttttcaattctctGATGGTGGTGTCTACCAAAGTCCTGGAGACTGACGAGGTTGGTGAAGACGAAGAACCCATAAAACCGCTTCAGATCTTATTGGTGAGGATGGCGATAACTTACATCGGAACTTTGATTTACATGTACTGCAACAGATCGACTATCCAAAATGTACCGTTTGGCCCTTCCTCGATGCGTAAATGGCTGGTGCTTAGAGGAGTCACTGGGTTTTTTGGAGTTTTCGGAATGTACTTTTCGCTGTTGTATTTGAGCATAAGTGACGCAGTACTGATAACATTTCTGACACCAACAGTCACCGTAATATTAGCATGGGTTGTCTTACGGGAGAAGCTAACCCGAATGGAAATTGCCGGGTCCGTAGTCTCGCTGGCTGGTGTCGTGCTTATCGTCCGTCCATCGTTCTTATTTGGAACTATTGTGGAACCCAGCGGTGCTGTGGAAAGCGAAGATCCAAAACAAAGGTTGATTGCTACCATCGTTGCACTGATAGGAGTTCTTGGCGCCAGCGCAGTCTACATCATAATAAGATTTATCGGCAGCAAGGCACATGCGATATTAAGCGTTAGCTACTTTTCGATGATCGTAACCATTATATCTTTGTTCGGCATATTGCTCATACCATCGATGAGTTTTCAAGTCCCAAAGGATCCGAAACAGTGGCTGCTTTTCAGCAATCTAGGTGTGTGCGGCTTCGTATTTCAGCTCTTGTTGACGATGGGCATTCAAAAGGAGCGCGCGGGAAGAGGATCGCTCATGTCGTACACACAACTGATATATGCGGTTTTCTGGGACGTCTCTCTGTGGCACCACTGGCCCAGTTTCTGGAGCTGGCTCGGCATGATTGTTATTCTTACTACAACCATTATCGTTGGCAAGTTCAAGCCAAAACAAGACACAAGGACTGCGGTTGTGCCATTACCCGATCAAGAAGTGGCATTGTCAGGTACAAATTACGAACACGAAGTTGAACACATTCCCTTAGATGAGATATCCAAATGAGAAAACCCGTGTAAAAATGTTGAACTTTTATCTGTTGACTTTGCTTTATTTTTAAAGGGTAGGCGTAGATAAAGAGGCTCGAAGCGACTTtgggaaaaaaacaaaaaaattggagaTGCGATATACTTATATAAGACAAAGGCACTCTACCAGTTGTCGAGAAAAACATGTCACATGCACATCGGCAGGTGCTTTGCGGTGTGAAACAAGTGCGTTATACCATAGTCCGATTATTATATGTTCGGGAGGGGATTACTAAGGAGAATCACTGAAAGAAAGCTCATTTCCAAGTCCTGGACCTCGTCGCTGCCGCAGCAGAATGTCTGGTCGCCGTACAAGAAATGGTACGAATTGAGCCTCCACGAGAAGCAGCTGTTTATCAGAACGTTTGTGGACAACTACAAGAGGCACTATCCGGGATCCAAGACAAACGTGTCGCTGCGAGGGCTGGCCACGGGCATGGACGCCCACAGCGACTCTCCGTCGGTTTTTGGCGTGTTCTACAACGACATCTGGGGAACCGTGAGCAGACCCCCGAAGGCTGAGCTAGCCACGAGCAATAAGCGCAACCGGTTCAACCACCCGAGCTTCTGCACCTTGCTGATAAAGAAGTAGCACTAGATAACAGATACATACCGATACATACTAAGAGAACAAGAACCAGGTCCCCCCTGGCTCGATGCAGAAATAGAAACGCTCTCCGGCGGTGAAAATTACTTTACcaatttttaaattttgagagTACATATAGTATATATTAGCAATCACAGACATCTCCGCGCACCTGTCCAGCACACCAGACAGCCGCCAAAACCCTGCGACACTTTTATAAATCCAGCATCaaatgtcaaaaattttgaaacgAACTCAAAGGAAatagtgaaaaaaagaCCCCGACTTGTTTATTAGATACCATTTGATCAAGCGCCACCAGTCTAGATCAAGAAAGCCAAAGCTCCGGCTGCGGCTGCACCGACGATACCGGCATTCAGAACGTTGTTAGAACCACCTAGAGGGGCAGCCGCGTTGGACGACGAGTTGGAGCTGTTGGCAGATTGAGCTTGGGCAAAGCCAGTCAAGGCGACAGCGGAAATGATGACTTTAgaaaattgcattttttatcttAATCTGTTGTGGGAGTTTTCGTTGAACTAATATGCTCTTCTGACTTGCTTCTCCAGACCGGGATCCAAAGTTTCATCGAACATTTTCGACTTTGAATGTGCTTTATATACCTTTAATTTACTGTCAAATGACCTGCAATTTGCTTAGCCCCCCTTTTCTCTCTATTTCTCACCAGCCCCCTGATGCTATCTGGATTTGCAACTATATGACGAAAACAGTGATGCACCGCCTAATCGGGACGTATCCCGTCAAAAAGGGGGAAACCGGCCTAGCCCTCCGAGCCTCTCCGCGCTTCGTGCGGGGCCACGCCAAGTGGGGCGAGGACCAGATGGCGATGAGCAGAGGAGGGGCTGCAGGCGGGTTTCGGATTTGTCGGGACTTTCCACTTTCGCATACTAAATTTAGAAACTCTCGCCGCCAAAGCAATAATTTCAGGGGAGCAACCAGGACCGAAACTTCTCGGACATTGGCGAAACCCAGCGGAATCGGCACGCGGACGGCTGGCAAGACGCAGAACACTGCTAAATTGCAGGGACAGCAGAAGCAAAAAGAAACGCCGTGCGGTTGCATTGGGATATTACATCTCCAAATGCGGAAAGGTGTTTCCAGAACGTTCCATTTGCGGTTGCGCCTGGCTGATTACGTTCACCGCCGCTCGGGCTTAGCTTTTTGCCATCATGATATTCTGTTCTGTTGTGTTATGTATGTATGTATGTAAGTGGTAACGTAATTGAGGTCTGATTGGGATTGCCCTGCAGGTTCGACCGTGCTCGTTGGGAACGATCGGCGCCTACGTACGTCATTTTCCTAGCAGGTTCCCCTGTAGttttttgacatctttttcCTGGTCTCTCTGACCTCTTCGGCGGGCGTCTCCTGCTCGGCGGCAGGGTCAGCGAGGGTGGATAGGACGTCAAAGATGACGTCACCGCGAATGTTTCTATTTTGCGAAGAGGTGGCAACGGCggtttcttctttcacCTTGCTGTAGCAACGGATGAGTTTCGAGACCACGTTCTGTATGTCGGTCAGCAACAGCTGGGCAAGATCGAGTCTCATCTCGGACCTGAACACGACCCTCAGGACCTCGCTCTGGTCGCTGCCGTCAGTGGACTTTGGGAGCGGGTAGTTCGGGACAATCCAGCCGCGCAGTCTCAGCAGGGTCGATAGCATGGCCTGGGGGATGTCGGGGAAGCGCTTGTGGAACTGGGCCGACAGCTTGAAGGCGGCCAGCGGGACACCGGGCTGGAACTGGTCCGGGTGTCTCCAGTAGTCGTCGAGCTTGGCGGGCAGGTTGCCGTCGCTGATTCTGTTGTGGATGCCGCTGACGACTTCGAAGTAGTCGGGCatctctttgtttttcagCAGATTGAAGCAGAAGGCACGTGCCACGAACAGCGACTTGTTGAAGAGTGTCTGGTATCCCTTGAAGCCCAGCGAGATGAAGTTGTAGTACTGGTGGATGACCTGGAACCCGGGCCTCGAGAAATTGAGGCCGAACGTCTCCTCGACGCCGCCCAGATACCTCAGGGTGAATCTCAGTTCCGAAGGCACAAAGTGTCCGTCTCTCCACAGCACCCAGCCCAGGCCGGGAGTCGTCATACCGAATTTGTGTGAGGAGGAGTTCATGCTCAGGACTCTCGGGTGGTTGAACCCCCAGTAACTCACCTTTGCGGCGGCCAGTTGCTTCTCGGTGAAGGAGAAGGGCAGTATGAAGCCACCGCTTGCGCCATCGACGTGGATTGGTATTTCTCTGTTGGACCAGGTTGGGTTTGCGGTTTCGATTTCTTGCAGAGTGTTCGCAACCTGTTCGACGTTCTCGAAATGGCCGGTGTACGTGGTACCCAGGATGACAAACACACCTATCGTGTTCTCGTCGACGAAATCCCACAGCAACTTCGGATCCAGCGAGTGGTGACTCTCAGAGGACACCGGTACTAGTCTGCACTCCACTTCGAAATACCGTGCGAATTTCTCCAATGCAACCTGGCAGGCAGATGACATGATAATGTTGGGTCTTGATGTTGACTTGCTGGCATCTTTCATCTTGTGCTCccatcttttcttcattgcAAGGCCACCAAGCATAATGGCCTCACTTGAACCGGTGGTGGCGCAACCGATAGGCTCCTCGCCGTTTTTGCCGCATTTCCACAACTGCGCTAACATAGAGATACATCTCTCGGTCAGCTCAATCAGCTGAGGGTATTCATCATTGTCGGCGagatttttgttgatgttttcCGTGATCAACTTTTTCGCCAAGGCTGTGCTTGAAGTGTTGACAAAACTTGCCAAATTTAAATGTGGGTTGCCATCCAAGGTCAACTCGTTTCTGACAAGATCGAAAGCCAATTGTTCTGGGACGCCATCGTCAGGTATCACGTAtttattggaaaaaatgcgGTTTTCATGGCGGCTCAAGGATTTGGCTCTTTCACTTGAGGAGCCAAGATTTAAATCCTGCAATTCCTTTGGCAACAGGTTTGCGTCAACCAGATTCTTTGtgaaatcatcatttttttcttcctccaCAAATGTGAAAGGTTTTCTGTGCTTTTCGGTGTATTTATGTaacattttttgttaaatTGTTGTTAAATTGTTGTTAAATTGTTGCCAGCGAGCACCTACATTATTCCGGAGTGTATCAAGACAGTACTTTCTCTGACGTGTTCCCGTCCCTTTTTATATGCTTTCTCGTTTGGCTAGTTTTTCATTGGCATATTCTGTTTTTTTCGTTCTGTGCATTGCTTCTGGCTTGGCGGAACACCTCAAACTCCCCCACGCCAAATGCAGAAAAGGAACATTTTGTCTCCCTTACAGTTGCAGTTGTTGGTCACAAGGTTTACATGTTCACATTCATCTTGCGTCTGGGAACATAAATAGAGGTATGCAACTCATTCCATAGACAGAAAAGTAGATCATGATCATCTCTGGTTATGGCCAGCCTTTAGCTCCCTTCTTGGGGGTCATTCTTGTGAAAAACCATAATCGGATAGAAACAGAAGAGCATCTTCAAGATCGCTGTGTTTTGGCAGCATGCTAATCTGCTGTCAAGGACAAGCAGAGGCCTAATGTGTTTCGAAGCCTTGTCTGCTATATGACTAATTGCTAGCCAACTTTGCGTATTCCTTTGTCGCTCCTCCCCTGTTATTGCATTCAGTACCATCGATGAACGGATGCACGATTGTAGGCGCATGGACGTGGAGTTCTCAAAAGATTCTCACTGTATACATGCATCGTTTGGACAGGCTTACTTCCTTaccaaaacaaaaaggTTACGATTTACAGCGTGTCTCTGCCGGCGATAATCGAGCCGCCTGCAACGAACGTGTCAGCCAAAATATCGTTGGCTTGTCTGGAACTTGACTAGACAAGTTAGCGGCGGTCGTCTAATTCTACAAAAACTTGAAGCTGCTCAGTTTAGTCTCAGGAGAAAAGAATGTATTCAACTATGGTAGtttaaaagaaattgtATATATCAGCTAACTATGCGTTCAAATCTCATGTATAGTAATTGATAATCATCGAGATCGTAGATTATCCTGTCTTTCTTTGTGTAGTTTGAAACTTGGGAAACGATTTGCATGAGTTTAGTAAAAGATTGATTTGACATATCCTTAGCAAAGAAGGTGAGACAAAAATCTTGCGGTTGAAAAGCATTTAGAACACTGTTCATGACCTGCAAATTATCTTGTTTGTGCAGAGAAACTGTGCTCACTGGCACATTACTCTCGAAAGATGCATACGACCACCCCTTTTCGGGTGTTACGTGTAAAGTATAGTaatattcttcatcaatgatCATATTTGATGAATAGCCGCACGGTGTAAATGCAAAAGCATCATGATGGAATGAAGATCCCATGCGGTTTTGATAAACGCAGTCTAGTTGTGTATTCTTGGTGATTTTATAGCCATATGCGTGGCCTTCATCTGCCCCGAGATCATCTTTCACATTCCGGGAACAGATGAATTGTTGAGCTTTATTATTGTCCAAGCCAGTCATCAGTATTTCCAATGTTTCATCCTGATCATCATCTGGGTTAACCTCTGAGTCCTTTGCCATTTCCTTGTTCGTCTCTGTAACATATAGGTTCCAATGATTACTTTGATCATTTCTTCCCACTAAATAACTTCTGCCTTGACGGAAAAAGTTATTGAGATATTCAATCTCATTCGACCAGTTCTTATGAATGCTGCGTTGTTTCAAGGGAAACATGAAGCATCGTCTTGAATAGAATACCTTGTATGGATGGTATTTCCCCTCATCAGATGTATGATTGAGCAAGTCCCATTTAAGCTCATCTTTCACAATGTCAAACAACCTTTCTAAACAGAATAGTGTTGTGGTTGTACCACATGTTTTTAAAGTAATTTTATGGTCGTAGacaaataatgatgattCACTCAACAAAAAGGCGTCCAATTTTCCAGTCGATTTGATTGATAAGACCTCGCATTTCACGAGTTTCAATATCTCAACCCATTTATCCACCTCAATGTTACGCAAGGTTAATTTCTGACCATTTATGCGAGGAATGGTTTGAACGTTAGGATAAAACCATATTTCCAACAGCTTTTCTGGTCCTTCAAAAGCCTCGGTAGAGTCTAAATTAGCAGATAGTTCATGATCAATATATGAATGATTCGTCAACTCCTTGATGCTTATTGTCATGGCTTGATCGCTGTAGAGTAAAGGATAGTATTGATGGAGTAATATATATCTGCAACCGGTATCGTcacttttgaatatttcgTCACCAGTTTATTTCAACGGAATTATCGTGGTTTTCCAGGTCTGTTATACAAGAAGGAAATGTTCACACTTGGCATAAAAGCGCTTGCTTTAGTTTTGCTGATTATTTCGATACTTCTCTGTATTAAAGTCAACTTCTAGAGTGATAAATAGGTGACTATGTGAGGTGAAGACGATACTTTTTCTAATTAACGTGAATTAACTACATTCAAAGTCCAGTAAttcgaaaaaattttctacTCATCGCACTGcagaaaagtgaagaaaaaacgaCAGTAAATATAAAATATGTAAGCTACAGCTTCCAGTAACTTTCAAGTTGTAATATAACTATTAGATGAATCATTCGAGGGTTGCAGGTTATGCAGCGTAAAACTTAAGTCAGCAACTGCACTCGAAAGATAatcatttcatctttctttgtaATGAAGTTTTTTACCTTGAGTTAAATAGTTTTaagatttcaaaggaaCTAGACTTCTTGTAATCTAGCCTGTAGTGTCTTGAAATCATATATGATCTTGTAATTGACACCGGTGAATATGCATTAGCAGACTGCCTTAGCGTTCGAGAGACTTTCTCTCTTAGAAAGCAGCAAAAACAAAGTTACTCATGATTTGTAGCTTGCATAGACCACATCGTGGATATTGAATGTCTTCACAGGAATAGCGTTTTGTTTTGCTTCTTTGTATTGCTCGTCTCAAAATCCGTTATAAACGTTTGGCAAACggttgaatgaaaaatgaaaaactctCAGgtttgtgaaaaaaaaagatagtTCCGGTTGTAAAGCCCCCAGTTGTTTGTTGCTTGAATAATGTCTTTTGGTGGGATCAATACATTCCAACAATATTCGACGGATTATGGTCTCGGTCATAATGGCATTAAAGTTtcattcaacttttttgatgGAATTCCTGAGGCCTCTTTGCTGAACTCATTGGCGTCAAATGAActtcaattgatatttaAGCTATTACTTAAAAAAGATGAGGTTACTAAGGAAAAGGCACTTTCAGACTTgctgaaacttttgaatgattttcCCAGTAATAAGTATCTTTTTGCTGATGATATCTTTTCTCTGTGCTGGTCTCAAGTGTATCCTAAACTTTTGCTAAGcaattccaaaaatatcagagTTCAATCTCATCAAGTAACATCCACTCTTATCAAAGTTTTGCATAAGAAAATAgcaaagtttttgaaagactT containing:
- the PSH1 gene encoding ubiquitin-protein ligase PSH1 (similar to Saccharomyces cerevisiae PSH1 (YOL054W); ancestral locus Anc_8.808), with amino-acid sequence MSGALHNGVSERSKKTKGKILTSMLDSMVCSICHDYMFVPMMTQCGHNFCYSCITNWFESNTTVELTCPQCRCSIGEEPHLNNTLQQLLFGVVDTLNEKEKESKTLNSILGEKKAADSSYRFDLKSNNLFNGVFKTSALGVVDEDDDGILRCSNCHWELEDDEDEVCPHCGCRIRSRMRSGNAGRNLEVEEDEEEEEEEEEEEEEEEEELAAAHNEIDTEILQELRDSIEHYKKQARSVIQEYRNEEQPLSRQFEQDFPHVVKIESAPDRMVYLPSYSVYTQSDFTLAENDRDRRTRLIQRIESGDSLDMNQLRHDSPAQKPNPITGYYSEGDFSESDSDDVTERNSNHDLVDLEAEDSREEEGQDSDFYEHNEEDDGFVTGDSLDDAGGEEEYIEDEDENAYIDTDASEGTYGNDERNGLNDGAGDYDENDEDDDDDNDQDLYDLVDKGTASKKRRLTSTSDANSANEEEDEEITMRNPRRRFKIVTDISDEE
- the COX7 gene encoding cytochrome c oxidase subunit VII (similar to Saccharomyces cerevisiae COX7 (YMR256C); ancestral locus Anc_8.807), with amino-acid sequence MSNKIIQLQRLFQASHKPLWWRHPRSPYYLYPFYGLLTVAVVTPLLYIPNAVLGIKAKK
- the AIM39 gene encoding Aim39p (similar to Saccharomyces cerevisiae YOL053W; ancestral locus Anc_8.806) → MHFMLKRFLSASNVAVSWRSDIIRAVNFKRSFRSVPDDPKYVFSKPPTSSKFPDDPQNKDGKHFFTPPNSANVKADAFSDEVTSIGQAIASQRRKKRRQLISLILFGTIGGILGYSVCYKAIYLREQSFIPLFPSSRIRKLSNKDKRRIAIKQVEDVARLRVLEQLSQHPMIKDEYSVPLLDSNTQETPKVHNFEMWCEDQDPCVTGIVVEPNDSRASSHEWYKVPFLFKWRITHRPISISRTVTDFLNGIGLSSTDIFQIIAPENVYGSFKYEFPIQGDDHSMHIWFLGEMDLGNESLVVFKGKFHVDAKLQQIDLLRKENNKLIRYILYKDDRK
- the GFD1 gene encoding Gfd1p (similar to Saccharomyces cerevisiae GFD1 (YMR255W); ancestral locus Anc_8.805), with translation MVLASIWADAPSGSVEHSKKTQRKKPTSGKNKKSGTNRISSAPVTETSTEKKTFHEEKPKGRLVFSVKDVKIDKSTPASPRKGNNKKIDNATESNEKADKASKDKLEVLKKKIENQKKILQKAQHEKQQKALLEEFLNDDAKFDWGDEDEEDEIIEKLNNSLKV
- a CDS encoding uncharacterized protein (similar to Saccharomyces cerevisiae YMR253C; ancestral locus Anc_8.804), which translates into the protein MDSVSKNMDRAIAAEGSNEEEFDLSSADSSLVIATESRIQRISREYLKPNIGLVLLVVSQFFNSLMVVSTKVLETDEVGEDEEPIKPLQILLVRMAITYIGTLIYMYCNRSTIQNVPFGPSSMRKWLVLRGVTGFFGVFGMYFSLLYLSISDAVLITFLTPTVTVILAWVVLREKLTRMEIAGSVVSLAGVVLIVRPSFLFGTIVEPSGAVESEDPKQRLIATIVALIGVLGASAVYIIIRFIGSKAHAILSVSYFSMIVTIISLFGILLIPSMSFQVPKDPKQWLLFSNLGVCGFVFQLLLTMGIQKERAGRGSLMSYTQLIYAVFWDVSLWHHWPSFWSWLGMIVILTTTIIVGKFKPKQDTRTAVVPLPDQEVALSGTNYEHEVEHIPLDEISK
- the MLO1 gene encoding Mlo1p (similar to Saccharomyces cerevisiae YMR252C; ancestral locus Anc_8.803); amino-acid sequence: MFGRGLLRRITERKLISKSWTSSLPQQNVWSPYKKWYELSLHEKQLFIRTFVDNYKRHYPGSKTNVSLRGLATGMDAHSDSPSVFGVFYNDIWGTVSRPPKAELATSNKRNRFNHPSFCTLLIKK